CCCTTCAATTAAATACCCGATGATTGGGTCTTTGAGAACATAGAAATAGCCTCTGTCCTGTAATGCCAACAGGTATGCCAGAAAGAATAACCTCTTTTGAGGCGCAAAGGTTTAGTTGACACTTTACGATAAATTTCTAATGCAGCAGCATAAACCCCTTATTCCTTGGACTCTTACCCCTAACCGGATTATCAATAATTCGGGAGTTTCCCAGGGAGAAGAAAGATGAATAAAGTTATGGTGGTAGAAGATAGTGTCACCCAACGGGAGATGATTTCTAATCTTCTCAAAGATAGTGGCTTACAAGTCAGTGTCGCCAGTGATGGTGTAGAAGCATTAGAACAAGTCCAAAAAAGCTGCCCCGATTTAATGGTGCTCGATATTGTCATGCCTCGGATGAATGGTTATGAACTTTGTCGTCGCCTCAAATCCGATCCCAAAACCCGCAATATTGCCATTGTGATGTGTTCTTCTAAAGGGGAAGAATTTGATCGCTATTGGGGAATGAAACAGGGGGCAGATGCTTATATCGCTAAACCGTTCCAGCCGACGGAATTAGTCGGAACCGTTAAAC
This genomic stretch from Planktothrix sp. FACHB-1365 harbors:
- a CDS encoding response regulator transcription factor, with translation MNKVMVVEDSVTQREMISNLLKDSGLQVSVASDGVEALEQVQKSCPDLMVLDIVMPRMNGYELCRRLKSDPKTRNIAIVMCSSKGEEFDRYWGMKQGADAYIAKPFQPTELVGTVKQLLRG